DNA from Microbacterium sp. SORGH_AS_0969:
CGGTTCCGCTCTCATCGCCCGACGCGGCTTACATCTCGTGCGGCACCTGGGGTCTCGTGGGGCTCGAGGTCGCGGAGCCGATCGTGACGGATGCCGCCCGCACGGCGAACTTCACGAACGAGGGCGGCGTCGACGGGCGCGTGCGATTCCTCCACAACGTCACCGGGCTCTGGCTGCTGAGCGAGACGGTGCGCGCGTGGTCGGAGCGCGATGGCGCGCCGGTCGACTTGCCCGCGCTGCTGGCCGCCGCCTCGGCGGAGCCGGTGCCCGAACGGCTGTTCGACGCCGACGACGCTTCGCTCGCCGCTCCGGGCGACATGCCGGCGCGCATCGCGGCCCTGCTCGGGATGCCGGAACCCGGCCCCGACGAGCGGGCAGCCTTCGCGCGGGTCATCGTCGAGAGCATCGCCAATGCCTTCGCGCGGACGCTGCGCACGGCGGGCGAGCTCGCGGGGCGCGAGATCGACGTGGTGCACCTCGTCGGTGGTGGCGCGCTCAACGCGCTGCTGTGCCAGGCGACGGCGGATCGCAGCGGACTGCCGGTCCTCGCGGGGCCGGTCGAGGCGACGGCTCTCGGCAACGTCCTCGTCCAGGCGCGTGCCCTCGGCTGCTTCGGGACCGACGCGTCCCTCGAGGATCTGCGCGTCCGCGTGGCATCCGCCTTCCCCGCGGTGAGATTCGATCCCCGCTCCTGAAAACCCGGCCCGCGGGCACCCCGTCAGGCCCTATGCTGTGGTCAGACCACACGAAAGCGAGACACCCATGGTGCAGCGACAGCTCCCCAAAGTCGGCGAGCTCCTCGAGCTCATGCAGTTCAAGAAGCCCGAGCTCGACGCGCGTAAGCGTCGCCTGGACGCGGCGCTGACGATCAACGACCTCCGCACGATCGCGAAGCGGCGCACTCCCAAGGCGGCCTTCGACTACACCGACGGCGCCGCCGAGGGCGAGCTGTCGCTCGATCGCGCACGCCGCGCGTTCGAGGACGTCGAGTTCCACCCCGACATCCTGCGTCCCGCGAACGAGGTCGACACGTCGTGCGAGATCCTCGGCGGCCCCTCGGCCCTGCCTTTCGGCATCGCGCCCACCGGCTTCACGCGGCTGATGCAGACCGAGGGCGAGACGGCGGGCGCCTCCGCGGCGGCGGCTGCCGGCATTCCGTTCACCCTGTCGACGCTCGGGACGACCTCGATCGAGGGCGTGAAGGCCGCGAACCCGGTCGGTCGCAACTGGTTCCAGCTGTACGTGATGAAGCAGCGCGAGATCTCCTACGGCCTCGTCGAGCGTGCGGCCAAGGCCGGTTTCGACACGCTGCAGTTCACGGTCGACACCCCGATCGCCGGCGCCCGTCTGCGCGACAAGCGCAACGGTTTCTCGATCCCGCCGCAGCTGACCGTCGGCACGATCGTCAACGCGATCCCGCGCCCCTGGTGGTGGATCGACTTCCTCACCACGCCCAAGCTCGAGTTCGCCTCGCTCAGTACGACCGGCGGGACCGTCGGTGAACTGCTGAACGCGGCGATGGACCCGACGATCAGCTACGAGGACCTCGATGTCATCCGCGGCATGTGGCCGGGGAAGCTCGTGGTGAAGGGCGTGCAGAACGTCCAGGATGCCGCGCGCCTGGTCGACCTCGGCGTCGACGGCATCGTGCTCTCGAACCACGGCGGGCGTCAGCTCGACCGCGCCCCGATCCCGTTCCGCCTATTGCCGCACGTCGTGCGCGAGGTGGGCAAGGACGCCACCGTCATGGTCGACACCGGCATCATGAACGGCGCCGACATCGTGGCATCCATCGCCCTGGGGGCGAAGTTCACGCTCATCGGCCGCGCGTACCTCTACGGCCTCATGGCCGGCGGGCGTCAGGGCGTCGACCGCACCATCGCGATCCTGCGCAGCGAGATCGAGCGCACGATGACGCTGCTCGGCGTCTCGTCGCTCGCCGAGCTCGAGCCTCGCCACGTCACGCAGCTCACGCGGCTGGTTCCGGTCGCGGGTCAGGGGGTCGAGGCGCACGTCTGACGCTGTCGCACAGAACCCCCGGCGCCCTCTCGGGTGCCGGGGGTTCGTCGTCGGCGTCGTCGGCGCTCAGCGGTTGCGCCGTGCGAGACGCAGGCGCGCGAGGAGGTCGCCGTACACGAGCCGCGGGTCGAGGCCCGTGCACGAGGAGTGCAGGGGCCGAGCAGAATCGACCTGGTACGTCGCGGCCGCGTGCGGCAGGGCGGTGTACGCGAGGGGAGCGCTGTCGCCGAGCGGCCACACGGGGTCGACCGCGACGTGGTCGGGCACTGGCAGGTTCTCGAACGTGGGCGAGAGGCGTCAGCCCGCATCGCCCCGAGCACGTCGTCGCGCCCACGCTCCCTGCGCACGCAGCAGTTGCGGGACCACCACGTAGACGGCGAGCGGCACGACGACGAGGGTGAGCACGAACGTCCGCAGGACCGGATGCCAGCCTCCGGCGATCGGCTCGAGGGCGAGCGACCCCAGGGTCACGAGCGGGAAGATCGCGCACCAGGTCAACGCGGCGCGGACGTGGACGCTGGGCGGGGACGCACCGGTCATCGTCTCGGGCGGCCCAACACGCGGTGTAGGAACGCCACGGCCGGGTCCATCACCGTCGCGCTGTCGTCGAGTCCCGACCAGATGTGCCCGGCGCCGGGAACGAGCTGGAGCTCGACCTCGACGCCCGCGTCGCGCAGGGCGGCGGCGAGGCGCTCGCTGTGCCGGTGCGGGATCGCCCGGTCGTCGAGACCGTGGGCCAGCAGGAACGGCGGTGCCCCCGCGTGCGCGTGATGCAGAGGAGAGGCCGCGCGGGTGGCATCCGGATCGTCCGTCGGCTCGACGCCCAGGAGGCGCGCCTCGCGGCTCGGAGGACCGGCCGGGGTCGGGGCGGGAGGAACGTCGGCGAGGTCGCTCGGCCCGTACCAGTCGACGGCCGCGCGGACGGCGGTGCCGGGGTCGAGCGCGAGCAGGGCGGCGAGCTGCCCGCCGGCCGATTCTCCCCACACCGCGACGGCGTCGGGGTCGAGGTCGTAGGTCGACGCCTCGGCGATCACCCACTGCAACGCCGCGCGCACGTCGTCGAGCGGCGCGGGGAACACCGCCTCGCCCGAGAGGCGGTAGTCGACCGAGGCGACCGCCCAGCCCTCGGCGACGAGGCGTCCGAACGTCTCGTCGGCGGGGAAGAAGCAGAACGTGCGCCGACTGCCGACCATCCACCCGCCGCCGTGGACGAACACCACGACGGGAAAGGGGCCCGGGCCCTCGGGGCGATGCAGGTCGAGGGTCAGTGGGCGGAAGCCGGGGACGGTCGCGAAGACGAGATCGCGGTCGACGCGCGGAGTTTCGGATGCCACGGGCTCAGTCGAACAACTCGTATCCGGCGACGAAGTTGACGTCGTGCCGCGCTCCTTCGGCCGCCATGACGGCGAAGTCGGGGATGTGGAAGTCGGCGGGCTCGGGGATGCCGGCGGTGTCGGTGGGGCGGCCCACGGCGCGGAAGAAGTCACTGAACCCGCCGGACGTCACGCCGAAGACCTTGCCGGTGCGTTCGATGCGGTATGAGTGGATCGTGTTCTTGGGCACGTAGCCGAAGTCGCCGGCCTCGAGGATGCGGGTCTCGCGGTGACCGTTCTGGTCGTCGACCCAGAGTCGGATCGCACCTTCGAGCACGAAGAAGGTCTCGTGGGTGAGGGCGTGGAAGTGCGCGGGCACGGGCTGACCGGGGCGTCCCTCGGTCAGGAACGAATCGAACTCACGCTCGGTCTGAGCCGCCGTCGCCAGCAGGGTGAACAGCTGGTCGAACATCACGAGCTTGTCGCCCTCGGCGGCCCCGAGGAAGTACGGAGCGGGCTGGGTGGGCAGGGCGCTGAGCGACATGGGAAACCTCCGGGGTACGTCGTCGGACCCTCCCACTGTGCGGGCGCGCGCGCCCGTTCACCAGTACGACCTGACGAACGCGCATGAGGCTGTGCCTAACGTCGGTCGGGCGTTAGCGTGAAGACATGGACATCTCGGCGGCCGCGCTCACGTACTTCGTCGCGCTCGCGGACGAGTTGCACTTCGCCCGAACCGCCGAGAAGCTGCACATCAGCCCTCCCTCGCTCAGCCAGCAGATCGCCCGTCTCGAGGCGCAGGTGGGGCAGCGTCTGTTCGTCCGCAGCCCGCGCGCCGTGCACCTGACCCCGGCGGGGCTCGAACTCATTCCGCTCGCGCGCAACGTCGTCGCCGCTCATGCGGGCGTCGAGACGTGGGTGCGTGCCCAAGCGGAACCTTCGGCTCCGCTGAAGGTCGGCATCGTCGCGACGGGCGCCGGCCCGCTGACCAGCGACATCATCGCGGAGACGCTGCAGCGGCATCCGGAGCTGCGTCTGGAACTCCGCAGCCTGGGGTTCGCCGAGGTGGAACGAGCCGTGATCGATGGGAGCGTCGACCTCGCCCTCACACTCGGCCCGGCGCCTGAGAACCCCCGCCTGGTGAGCACGACGTTGGCCACCGAGCCCCGGGTCCTGGTCCTTCGCGACGACCACCCGCTCGCCGCGCGCTCGCACGTGTCGATCGACGAGACGAACGATCTCGGGTTCGTCGTGCCGGTCACCGCCCGCAACGCGGCACGGGCGTGGTGGCTCGTCGACCCCCGGCCCGACGGGTCGACGCCGCGCGTCACCGCCGTCGCCGACGGGGTCGAGGGGCTCATGGAGTTCTGCGTCGCGGGCGTCGGGGTCAACATCGCGACCGCGTCGGCGGCGACCCACTACGGGCGCGCCGGCCTGGCCTACATCGAGATCGACGACATCGCCCCGGCGGAAGTCCTCGCCATCCGCGCCGAGAGCCCGGCCCGGCCCGAGACGGTGCTCCTCGAGCGAGTCGCCGAAGACGTGGCGCGGCGAGGAGCCGCCGGGGGCGTCAGGCCGGATCGTGCGCGAACGCCGCTGCCGCCTGAGCGACCGCTCCCTGCTCCCACCGACACCTGAAACGGTGCACGCCGGTGGCGACCTCGAACGGCTCCGACCCGTCGGGGAGGTGGATCTCGGCGGTCGACGACGCCGGGACCGCGAGCTCGAGCGAGAACGTCCCGTCCTCGAGCGTCCACGAGATCGCCGCACGCCCGTAGGGCGTGTCGTGCGAGGCCCGTACCCACTCCAGCTCGGGGGTCGGGACGGGGGCGACGAGAAGGCGCCGATACCCCGCAGCAGCCGGCGCGAGTCCCGCGACGCGGCGGTGCAGGAAGTCAGCGACGGCCCCGAACGCATAGTGGTTGAACGAGGTCATGTCGCCCGGGTTGATCGATCCGTCGGGGAGCATCGAGTTCCAACGCTCCCAGATCGTGGTCGCGCCCATCGTCACCGCGTACAGCCATGACGGGCACTCCCGCTGCAGCAGAAGCTTCCACGCGGTGGCATCCTGTGCCGTGTCGACGAGGGCGTCGCACACGAGCGGCGTGCCGAGAAAGCCCGACCCGATGCGGAACCCGTCGGCGGCCACCTGCGCGGCGAGCAGCTCGCCGGCGTGGCTGAGCTGGGTGGGGGAGAGCAGATCGAACCGGATGCCGAGGGCGTACGCCGTCTGCGAGGGGAAGGCGGCCCGTCCCGACGGGGTGACGAATTCCGTGCGATACCGCTCGGCAGCGTGATCCGCCAGGGCGCCGTAGCGGAGCTCGGCCTCGGCGTCGCCGCGCAGTCGCGCCGCATCGCGCACGATT
Protein-coding regions in this window:
- a CDS encoding alpha/beta hydrolase, whose protein sequence is MASETPRVDRDLVFATVPGFRPLTLDLHRPEGPGPFPVVVFVHGGGWMVGSRRTFCFFPADETFGRLVAEGWAVASVDYRLSGEAVFPAPLDDVRAALQWVIAEASTYDLDPDAVAVWGESAGGQLAALLALDPGTAVRAAVDWYGPSDLADVPPAPTPAGPPSREARLLGVEPTDDPDATRAASPLHHAHAGAPPFLLAHGLDDRAIPHRHSERLAAALRDAGVEVELQLVPGAGHIWSGLDDSATVMDPAVAFLHRVLGRPRR
- a CDS encoding LysR family transcriptional regulator, with protein sequence MDISAAALTYFVALADELHFARTAEKLHISPPSLSQQIARLEAQVGQRLFVRSPRAVHLTPAGLELIPLARNVVAAHAGVETWVRAQAEPSAPLKVGIVATGAGPLTSDIIAETLQRHPELRLELRSLGFAEVERAVIDGSVDLALTLGPAPENPRLVSTTLATEPRVLVLRDDHPLAARSHVSIDETNDLGFVVPVTARNAARAWWLVDPRPDGSTPRVTAVADGVEGLMEFCVAGVGVNIATASAATHYGRAGLAYIEIDDIAPAEVLAIRAESPARPETVLLERVAEDVARRGAAGGVRPDRARTPLPPERPLPAPTDT
- a CDS encoding quercetin 2,3-dioxygenase; protein product: MSLSALPTQPAPYFLGAAEGDKLVMFDQLFTLLATAAQTEREFDSFLTEGRPGQPVPAHFHALTHETFFVLEGAIRLWVDDQNGHRETRILEAGDFGYVPKNTIHSYRIERTGKVFGVTSGGFSDFFRAVGRPTDTAGIPEPADFHIPDFAVMAAEGARHDVNFVAGYELFD
- a CDS encoding alpha-hydroxy acid oxidase, giving the protein MVQRQLPKVGELLELMQFKKPELDARKRRLDAALTINDLRTIAKRRTPKAAFDYTDGAAEGELSLDRARRAFEDVEFHPDILRPANEVDTSCEILGGPSALPFGIAPTGFTRLMQTEGETAGASAAAAAGIPFTLSTLGTTSIEGVKAANPVGRNWFQLYVMKQREISYGLVERAAKAGFDTLQFTVDTPIAGARLRDKRNGFSIPPQLTVGTIVNAIPRPWWWIDFLTTPKLEFASLSTTGGTVGELLNAAMDPTISYEDLDVIRGMWPGKLVVKGVQNVQDAARLVDLGVDGIVLSNHGGRQLDRAPIPFRLLPHVVREVGKDATVMVDTGIMNGADIVASIALGAKFTLIGRAYLYGLMAGGRQGVDRTIAILRSEIERTMTLLGVSSLAELEPRHVTQLTRLVPVAGQGVEAHV